The genomic segment CTCTTTGGGATGTAGAAAGGAAATACAAGGATGCATGTGTACAtacttttttttagaaaaatggtgAGCCCAGAAGATTTTTTATTGATGGAATTAGATCATATACTTAAATGCAGAATACCATTATAATCAGTTCCTTGAATACCATTACTGTCTTTATCTTTCACCGCAGCTTGGGAGCCCCTACCTGGACGTGGTGCTGCTGGTACCTCCATTCATGTGGCATCTGTTATTTATGCCCTTGCAGCTTGACTTCTGCTCTTGCCTCATGTTCACAAGAACATGTGGTTCACGTTGAACAGCTCACATATTTGGCTCTTCAGTGAAGTGCAGCCTGATAGCACAAAGTACAACTATTCTTTGTCTCCTTTCATACCCCCCTACCTTAAACATTTGTGTAACCTAGTTCATCTCACACACAGGCAAGCATTTGTACTTTTGTCTCCATACCAGGTCACACGCTCCTTTTATCCATAGCAGCAAGGACCCTTCCAGATTTCTAAGGGAAGGTATAGTAGTACTTTTAGGAACTAATGAATTGACACAGACATAGGATATTCCTATGGTGATTTCTTCCTGGCCCACAATATAGAGCACAATGCATGGTGTAGCCTATGTaagataaaacacacacaaaagacaTGAATTCCCAGGTTTCCTGTTCTGCTGACCCAGGCCGATGCTGTTAATTGAGGAGAAATTTGCTGTTAAAAGGGCTGGTGCCATTTGAGGATCTGTCTCCGACCTTCACCTGGGAGGAGTGGCAGGACCTGGATGATACTCAGAGGACCCTGTACAGGGGTGTGATGCTGGAGACCTACAGTAGCCTGGTGTCACTGGGTGAGCAGAACTCCCCTGGTAACTGCCAAGTGCATGCACCTTTTCCTTCCTTGGTAAAGGTGCAGTTGTTTATGAAATTAAGTGATGCTTAGTTTCAAGATTCCAGGCCAAGAAGAATGTGTGTTCACCCCTCCAGTCAGGGATTCAGATTGACCCTTCAAGAGTCGTGCTGTTGCCATTCTTCAAAGCCCATGAAACTTAAGCAGTTTGGAAAAACCCTACATTATGTCTCATCAGCAGGGCGTTGCATTACCAAACCTGAGGTGCTCATCAAGTTGGAGCAAGGAGCAGAGCCATGGACTGTAAAAGAGCCCCCAGACTAGAGTTCCCCAGGTCAGTTAGTGCATcccaggcagggaggctgggaagaggAGAACACAGCCGAGGTTGGCCATGCTCAGCTGTTTTCAATCAGTGGTTTCCGGAGTCCAGGCCTTCAGACAGTTTGTCTGCATATATCAGACTCAAGCCTTGTCCAGTGTCCAGGTATGACTCTCACTCGTAAGCCTCCCTTTTCTGTTAATTGCTGAATATTTTCTCAGATTTACGAAAACCCAGTGCCTTCCTGCCTCTTGGAATTTTTCTTGGTTAGTCTCTTTCTCTAGATTCTCATTAGGCCTTCTTTTTGTCCATTCTCACAGACTGTTTTCTTTTGGGCATTTATTCATACAtccatttattcttttaatatgttAATTGGGAAGTTTTAGGCACTGGGAATATCTGTAGCTGTTTGGATAACAGCTGTAATGAAAGAAATGTTCTTATTTtgttgaaagagaaaaatgaaacaaatatacaTGTTTAATAGTCAAATAAGAGCCACAAAAAGATTGAACcaagatgagagagaaaaaaatagagtgTATTGTTCTCAGAAGGGTGCTCAGAAGCCACATTTAGGGGAGATTCTCAAGTGTTTATGTTGGTAGAGCTTATGTATGAGATGACTATATTCCATTTTGGCATGTAACTTACATAAAATCTGGAGTAGAGAGTGGATATCACTACTGAAGATGGCAATTAGGAAATCATTAAGTCTAAACTGTTAGGGTTAGAGGAGGTTGCCTAGGGACCTATTAAGAACATGAGAGCAGGGGTCCAAGTGCAAGCCTTGTGAACCTTGACATCACGAATCATGAAGCTGAGGAGGCCCCAGTAGATTGTTTACCATGGAAAGTGGTGATCTCTGACATGGGAGGAAAAAGTAGAGATTTGGGTCCAAGGCCAATAAAACTAACAGTTTCAAGCTGGGGGAGCTCAAactttggagtggagtttgaaattaacatttttacCTTCTCTTGTGAAGATCACTGTTGGCATTGCAGTATcagtgtacacacatacacacacacacagtatgcggagagagctgatggctactctgaaAGTTTATTAAGCTACACAGGCTTATAAAGCAAAAGAGAACAATATGGAAAATGTTTAACTATGGTATGACATTTTATGACTCCCTAGACGCACAGATTGTTTTAAGGTCAGGATTTTAAGATCCTCTGATATTTTTGATAGATTATGCTCGTCATGGAGCCAGTGAGCCTTACATCTTATCAGGGTGGAACATATAGGAAAATAGCTGCTTGATGACATTCTTTCtgactcaggcggctgtgcctgtcttaggttccccccctctggggatcttacccgtgattggctaaccagccttctcacctctgagtctgcagctttttatagcttgcttaccattccagcccaaggctcatTCCTTTGTTCACACAACTGGGGGGCTACAATCattgtttaaacaaaaaaaaggaaagaatgagaaatacaGATAGGACTCCAGTTTCAGTATAACTAGGGGACAGCTGAAACTATAAAGTACAGTGAAGTAAATGTCTTCAGAAGCAGTCAATTATCAAGTAATATCACTGGTTCCATGAAATGAGGTGAAAACCCCAGCCTGTTGATCTCAGAAGGAACCAGAAAACAGCTTTTCGAAGTTGGTGGGCACAGCCTGGGTTGTAAACTTAAATCCTTCAGACCAGCAGGAAGCAGTTGCACAAAGTAATGAACTAGAGTTTCCTGAACCTGTTAGCGTTCTGAGAAGCCAAGGATGTATTGTTAAGTTAGAAATTTAGAGATAGCTTCCATTTCTGGTGTGGAGAAGAGATTAATTAAGCCTTTGAAAAATCCACAGGTGCCTATAGCTGTTCCCCAGAGAGtagtaaaaagtaaacaaacatagGTGTGAAATCCTTGTCCCTAAGCAGTATTCTTGTCTAGGTGACAGACACATGGCCCTCTCCCACATCCTATGAGTAGCCGACCCAGGAAAATCATGCCATCTTCAAAGCTCAGTGATCAGAAAAGGGCTGGCACAAGTTACACACAATTAGACGAAAAAAGGTagagaaaataaacaggaaacaAATGGTAGATGAAAAGCTCTCAGCTGAAATCTACATCTAGAGAGTGAGTGAATATTTTGATCAAATACTTCTTatgatttaaaaagaaggaagaaatttaagcaaaaaaaaagaaaagaaaaaaccccgATGATTTGATATTAGAAAACCTAGTAGTTTGTTACATTAATTCActaaggagaaaaatcatataCTTATAAGGTCAGTATCCattactgacttttaaaaaattttattccaCTAGGATGGAAAGAAATTTCCTTACCTTTACAAGATCATCCCAGAAGAAGTACTTAGATGTGGTTCACAGGTATGGCTGTGATCATTTTTATCTCCTTCTAGATGTCCACATAATGGGTGACCTGACTGAGACCAGCCAGGAAAATCATGGCAGACCTTTGTGGCAAATTGTAATCAGCAGCAACAAAACATCAACTAAGAGGACAAGTGACTTGGGAAGAACCTTTCATTTGAGTTCAACCCATATTTCAGAACTGCTTGTAGGTGACGGAAACTCCTCAGGAATGAAACCAGAGGAGCTGAATGTGTGTGAGAGCATGTTTCGCCCTAGTGAGCCTGAGGAGAGACATGCTGGAGAGAATCCAGAGGACAGTGATGGAACTGGGAGTTTCCTCAGAGATGTTGAGTGTTCTCATTGTCAGCAGAAGAGTCAAACTTTGCAGCAGCCTTTTGAGTGTAACAGACAAGGGAAAGGCTTCAGGAAGGAGGCAGTACTCCTTACACACAGGAGGGCCCCTGTGGAAGTCACGGCTTACAAACATAGTGAATGCTGGGGAGCCCGTGATGGGTCAGCTCTCATTGCCCAAGGGAGAACTCACATGGGGAGGACCTTTTGTCAGAAAGAAACACCGTTGAATCTTCACAGAGCTGATTTCCAGGAGCAACAGAACCCATGTAATCAAAGTGGGAAGAATTTCAGCAAGAAATCACACCTCATTCAGCTCCAGAGAATTCGGTTAGGAGAGAAAACTTTTGCATGTAAAATATGTGGTAAAACTTTCTATAAAAGGGCAAATCTCACCAGACATCAGAAGatacacacaggagagaaactgTATAAATGTAGTGAATGTGAGAGAACCTTCATCATCAGTAAAACAGTCCTTAGAGAACATCAGAGAACTCCTACTGGGGAGAAACACTATGCATGTGATGAGTGTGAGAAACCCTTCTGCCGTAAATCAGACCTAACTGTTCACTGGAGAATCCACACAGGAGAAGATCCCTTTGAATGTAGCAAATGTGGGAAATCCTTCTGCCAGAAGTCAGCCCTCACTGCACATCAAAGGATTCACAACAGGTATACCCCTCATGAATGCAATGATTGTGATAAAACTTCCGTAAGAAGTCAGTACTCACTGcacatcagagaactcacacaggAGAGAGACCTTATGCATGTAAAGAATGTGAGAATTCCTTTTGCCATCAGTCAGCCCTTGCTGTACATTAGAGAACTCACACAAGAGACAAACCTTACAGATAtaatgaatgtgggaaatccttcTGTGTGAAGCCAGAGCTCACTATACATCTGAGGTGTCACACAGGAGGGAAACCCTATGTGTGTGAAGAATGTGGGAAAACTTTCTACCAGAAGTCAAAACTCACTGTACACCTGAGAACTCACACAGATGAAAAACCTTATAAATGTGACAAATGTCAGAGAACCTCTGGTGAGAAGTCAACCCTCGATAGACATCAGAGAACTCACGCAGGGGAGAAACCCTATGGATGTAAAGAATGCAGGAAGACTGTCCATCAGAGGTCAGCCCTCACTGTACATCAGAGAACTCAacaggagagaaaccctatgaatgtgaTGATTGTGAGAAAACCTTTTGCCAGAAGTCACACCTCAGCAaacatcagagaactcacacaggGGAGAAATCACGTGTGGCTGAGACTGGCTTTATGTTTGCCCAAACTCACTATCTTTTTCTTTTGGGGACACAGCCTGCATTTCTCAGCCTTCCTTTACTGTGGGTGGGGCCATGTAACTGAACTCTGGACAGGAGAATTTGAACATATTTATCAACATTACTTCCAGGCCAGGCCA from the Vicugna pacos chromosome 11, VicPac4, whole genome shotgun sequence genome contains:
- the LOC107033823 gene encoding zinc finger protein 39-like — protein: MHGLVPFEDLSPTFTWEEWQDLDDTQRTLYRGVMLETYSSLVSLGRCITKPEVLIKLEQGAEPWTVKEPPD